One genomic window of Biomphalaria glabrata chromosome 9, xgBioGlab47.1, whole genome shotgun sequence includes the following:
- the LOC106079864 gene encoding uncharacterized protein LOC106079864 isoform X3 — MIIDHESCHSKFQFMMVIMVTLVVPFTAIGWHLYFKIFVRKVETQTLTSIDLNPDTIRHGSKSRNLLAVSEKPETNYLWLKCRKQPARMEDMEEYCSLDMSCEIKMEMEENEETEEVSHKLSDMTEDFTFEDLNHWQDRKNFLDQRNAITNEEIVNHIFLAPESKESIQSSIDDPELHVTFALPKIKKERSEDAAEDSDIGNYIHISVMELSVRVSRRLQAKKDSLNLQASEPESSLNLLVPEPVLLKNVSQNNVSGFTPNAIRYRRHREKLQADPEKFAAYKEKDRKRSVVYRQNITQEKRERARLLSNLRTQKCRQKKKELGLPLNEKKVKPETRAAVLERREKERLRKAAYRAKLSPHKKAWINRKRKERKQSNPESK, encoded by the exons ATGATCATTGATCATGAATCATGCCATTCAAAATTTCAATTCATGATGGTGATCATGGTCACTTTGGTGGTCCCATTTACGGCCATTGGCTGGCATCtctatttta aAATATTTGTACGCAAGGTTGAAACCCAGACTCTAACTAGCATTGATTTAAACCCAGACACTATCCGGCATGGATCAAAATCCAGAAACTTACTAGCAGTGTCTGAAAAACCAGAAACTAATTATTTGTGGTTAAAGTGTAGAAAGCAGCCTGCAAGGATGGAAGACATGGAAGAATATTGCTCTCTTGATATGAGCTGTGAAATAAAAATGGAGATGGAGGAAAATGAGGAAACAGAAGAAGTATCACATAAGTTATCAGACATGACAGAAGACTTTACTTTCGAGGATCTAAACCATTGGCAAGACAGGAAAAATTTTCTTGATCAAAGAAATGCAATCACGAATGAAGAAATtgttaatcatatttttttagcaCCGGAATCTAAAGAATCAATACAGTCATCCATTGATGATCCGGAATTACATGTAACGTTTGCtcttccaaaaataaaaaaggaaagatCAGAAGATGCGGCTGAAGATTCTGATATAGGAAACTATATTCAC ATTTCAGTAATGGAGTTATCTGTTAGAGTTTCAAGGCGTCTACAAGCCAAGAAAGACTCTCTAAATTTACAAGCATCAGAGCCTGAGTCATCTTTAAATTTACTAGTACCAGAGCCTGTGTTGCTAAAAAATGTCTCTCAAAATAATGTTTCTGGGTTTACACCTAATGCTATAAGGTATAGAAGACACAGGGAAAAACTACAAGCTGATCCAGAAAAATTTGCTGCTTACAAGGAAAAGGATAGAAAACGAAGTGTGGTTTATAGACAAAATATAACacaagaaaagagagaaagagctcGACTTTTAAGTAATTTAAGAACACAAAAATgcagacaaaaaaagaaagaactagGTCTCCctcttaatgaaaaaaaagtaaagcctGAAACACGTGCTGCTGTTTTAGAGCGGAGAGAAAAGGAGAGGTTGAGAAAAGCTGCGTACAGGGCCAAGTTAAGCCCACATAAAAAAGCTTGGATAAACAGAAAacgcaaagaaagaaaaca aagCAATCCAGAAAGCAAGTAA